The following proteins are encoded in a genomic region of Arachis ipaensis cultivar K30076 chromosome B02, Araip1.1, whole genome shotgun sequence:
- the LOC110269273 gene encoding uncharacterized protein LOC110269273 — protein MGHRRFLNRDHRYRHDRSRFDDKVDDRSPSTKLTGRDVLRQLEGVHVSQGKVQAVGDKRRRGQQTVVQDESPWKKRNVFFDLPYWENNELRYNLDVMHIEKNVLRQHCLNHVERERKSIDPQQLPLLPDRVVHTLCHMEMIFPPSFLTVMVHLTVYLVEEVRLGGLVHYWWMYPIERYLCRLKQYVRNRAQPEGSIAEGYLSEEILTFCSRYLDNVETRINRPTRIDDWPSDAPPSKIANMFPEVGKAVEAASFFTLTATEKLQAHRHVLVNYIAVEKFLEAVTKRKLRNKTRSQSQIDSVVHREFFNWFRHEVPFGSTNHSNELQWLACGPLAQARRYRAYNVNGFKFRTMSREEGMKTQNSRVYVTSDTKSYASKRDANVAVGDVSYYGRLVDIIELNYSGQFTIVLFKCLWADTTSGRGIRQDVLGHTCVNFATPIHTGDHEDDESYILASEARLVFYVEDEVENGWSVVVHVKPRDLFDMGEDYEHCLRLTRDGDLEESTNDGVEDCDEAADS, from the exons atgggTCATCGTCGCTTCTTGAATCGCGATCACAGATATAGACATGACCGGAGTAGATTTGATGACAAAGTAGATGATAGATCTCCATCTACCAAATTGACTGGCAGGGATGTCCTGAGACAATTGGAGGGTGTGCACGTCTCACAAGGCAAGGTGCAAGCGGTGGGCGATAAAAGAAGGCGCGGACAGCAGACCGTGGTGCAAGACGAGTCACCCTGGAAAAAGAGAAATGTATTCTTTGATCTGCCATATTGGGAGAACAACGAATTACGTTACAACCTTGACgtcatgcacatagagaagaatgtATTGCGACAACATTGTTTAAACCATGTTGAACGAGAGCG TAAATCCATAGATCCTCAACAACTTCCTCTCCTTCCGGATCGTGTGGTCCATACTTTGTGCCACATGGAGATGATATTTCCACCTTCCTTCTTAACAGTTATGGTTCATCTAACGGTGTATTTGGTCGAGGAGGTACGTCTCGGTGGCCTAGTGCATTATTGGTGGATGTACCCAATTGAGAG GTACCTATGTCGTCTCAAGCAGTACGTGCGTAACAGGGCACAACCGGAAGGATCGATTGCAGAGGGCTACTTATCCGAGGAGATTCTCACATTCTGTTCAAGATACCTAGATAATGTCGAGACTAGGATCAACCGACCGACACGCATTGACGACTGGCCGAGCGATGCTCCGCCGAGCAAGATTGCCAACATGTTCCCAGAGGTTGGAAAGGCGGTCGAGGCAGCGTCATTTTTTACTCTAACAGCAACCGAAAAGCTTCAAGCACATCGTCATGTACTGGTCAATTACATTGCTGTAGAGAAATTCTTGGA AGCCGTCACAAAGAGAAAACTGCGAAATAAAACAAGGTCCCAGTCTCAGATAGATAGTGTTGTGCACAGAGAATTTTTCAACTGGTTCAGGCATGAG GTCCCATTTGGAAGCACCAATCATTCGAACGAGTTGCAGTGGCTCGCCTGCGGTCCCCTTGCTCAGGCCAGACGCTATCGGGCTTACAACGTCAATGGATTTAAATTTAGGACCATGTCAAGGGAGGAAGGGATGAAAACACAGAATAGCAGGGTTTATGTCACTTCGGATACTAAAAGTTATGCAAGTAAACGGGATGCCAATGTCGCTGTTGGCGATGTCTCGTATTACGGGAGATTAGTAGACATCATCGAGCTAAATTACAGCGGTCAATTCACTATAGTCTTGTTCAAGTGTCTTTGGGCAGACACCACGTCGGGCAGAGGCATCCGACAAGACGTTTTGGGCCACACCTGTGTCAATTTTGCCACTCCGATTCACACCGGTGATCATGAAGATGATGAGTCGTATATCTTGGCATCTGAGGCGCGTCTTGTGTTCTACGTGGAGGATGAGGTGGAGAACGGATGGAGTGTAGTAGTCCATGTGAAGCCAAGAGATTTGTTTGACATGGGCGAAGATTATGAACATT gcCTGCGGTTGACAAGAGACGGCGATTTAGAGGAGTCCACTAATGACGGGGTTGAAGATTGTGATGAGGCCGCTGATTCCTAA